One genomic window of Candidatus Eisenbacteria bacterium includes the following:
- a CDS encoding NAD+ synthase, producing MRAIRIGLSQLNPVVGDLDGNFQKVVRAIEAARDQAVDLLAFPEMVLPGYPPEDLLLKPSFLSAVIQRTRDLLPHTRGITVVVGSVERDVDLYNAAVVMHDGQWVGTARKRYLPNYGVFDENRYFTPERETKVFRRGEMVFGVNVCEDIWIAGGPAEEQAVRGGAEVILNLSASPYHANKADDRRRMIATRATDNLAIVAYVNLVGGQDEVLFDGASLILDERGRVLAEGALFEEDMVVADLDLDEVFNARLHDTRLRKERQLAEEEDLPCVDLPPVPPAAAKPPLAPRPAPRELPDIEEIYRALVLGTRDYVRKNGFETVVLGLSGGIDSALTACVAADALGAAHVVGVSMPSEYTSHESLSGADELARRLGMRLLTVPIRDVVDGYERALADVFAGRPADTTEENLQARIRGNYLMALSNKFGWMTITTGNKSETSVGYSTLYGDTAGGFAVLKDVYKSQVYELSRWRNSRDAVIPEETLTRAPSAELRPNQTDQDSLPPYDVLDAILRLYVEEDRSVPDIVKHGHPEEVTRRVVRLVDRAEYKRRQSPPGIKITTRAFGKDRRLPITNRWRG from the coding sequence CGACGGCAACTTCCAGAAGGTCGTTCGCGCCATCGAGGCCGCGCGCGACCAGGCCGTGGACCTGCTCGCCTTCCCCGAGATGGTGCTGCCGGGCTACCCGCCCGAGGACCTGCTGCTCAAGCCCTCGTTCCTCTCCGCGGTGATCCAGCGCACGCGCGACCTGCTGCCGCACACCCGCGGGATCACCGTCGTCGTCGGCAGCGTCGAGCGCGACGTGGACCTGTACAACGCCGCGGTCGTGATGCACGACGGCCAGTGGGTGGGCACCGCACGCAAGCGCTACCTGCCCAACTACGGCGTGTTCGACGAGAACCGCTACTTCACGCCCGAGCGAGAAACGAAGGTCTTCCGCCGCGGCGAAATGGTCTTCGGCGTCAACGTCTGCGAGGACATCTGGATCGCGGGCGGTCCCGCCGAGGAGCAGGCGGTGCGCGGCGGCGCCGAGGTGATCCTCAACCTGAGCGCATCGCCCTACCACGCCAACAAGGCCGACGACCGGCGGCGCATGATCGCGACGCGGGCGACGGACAACCTCGCGATCGTCGCCTACGTGAACCTGGTCGGCGGACAGGACGAGGTGCTGTTCGACGGCGCGAGCCTGATCCTCGACGAGCGCGGACGCGTGCTGGCCGAGGGCGCGCTGTTCGAGGAGGACATGGTCGTCGCCGACCTCGATCTCGACGAGGTCTTCAACGCCCGGCTGCACGACACGCGCCTGCGCAAGGAGCGCCAGCTCGCCGAGGAGGAGGATCTGCCGTGCGTGGACCTGCCGCCCGTTCCGCCCGCGGCCGCGAAGCCGCCGCTCGCGCCGCGCCCGGCGCCGCGCGAACTCCCGGACATCGAGGAGATTTACCGCGCGCTCGTGCTCGGCACCCGCGACTACGTACGCAAGAACGGCTTCGAGACCGTGGTGCTCGGGCTTTCGGGCGGGATTGATTCGGCGCTCACCGCCTGCGTGGCGGCCGACGCGCTCGGAGCCGCGCACGTCGTCGGCGTCTCGATGCCGTCCGAGTACACCTCGCACGAGTCGCTTTCGGGCGCCGACGAGCTGGCCCGCCGGCTCGGCATGCGGCTGCTCACGGTGCCGATTCGCGACGTCGTGGACGGCTACGAACGCGCGCTGGCGGACGTCTTCGCGGGCCGACCCGCGGACACCACCGAGGAAAACCTGCAGGCGCGCATTCGCGGCAACTATCTGATGGCCCTGTCGAACAAGTTCGGCTGGATGACGATCACCACCGGCAACAAGAGCGAGACCTCGGTCGGCTACAGCACGCTCTACGGCGACACCGCCGGCGGCTTCGCGGTCCTCAAGGACGTCTACAAGTCGCAGGTCTACGAGCTGTCGCGCTGGCGCAACTCCCGTGACGCGGTGATCCCCGAGGAAACCCTGACGCGCGCCCCGAGCGCCGAGCTGCGCCCGAACCAGACCGACCAGGACTCGCTGCCGCCCTACGACGTGCTCGACGCGATCCTGCGGCTGTACGTGGAGGAGGACCGCTCGGTGCCCGACATCGTCAAGCACGGACACCCGGAGGAGGTCACCCGCCGTGTCGTCCGGCTCGTGGACCGGGCCGAGTACAAGCGCCGCCAGAGCCCGCCCGGGATCAAGATCACGACCCGCGCCTTCGGCAAGGACCGCCGCCTGCCGATCACGAATCGCTGGCGGGGCTGA